From the Acetobacter aceti genome, one window contains:
- a CDS encoding cystathionine beta-lyase codes for MPGTALLMRVVPALILIAGSVCFLSGVSQAADSVSHATVLDHTSVTYLSHCGGCHGIEGVSGSSFVPTLRNAVGGFACTDEGRAYLIRVPGVSMSLVRDDQTLADVMNFVMFRLAGTSLPQGFRPYTAAEIHAWRKEPLSVPDFMAQRGQTLGRSLAACAEKTAKKL; via the coding sequence ATGCCCGGAACGGCTCTTCTGATGCGGGTCGTTCCGGCTCTGATTCTGATTGCGGGAAGTGTGTGCTTTCTGTCCGGCGTTTCACAGGCTGCGGATTCCGTGTCGCACGCCACCGTGCTTGACCACACCAGTGTGACCTATCTGTCTCATTGCGGTGGTTGTCACGGCATAGAGGGCGTATCCGGGAGCAGTTTTGTGCCGACTTTACGCAATGCTGTTGGCGGATTCGCCTGCACAGATGAGGGGCGGGCCTATCTGATCCGTGTGCCCGGTGTGTCGATGTCTCTCGTCCGGGACGATCAGACCCTCGCGGATGTCATGAATTTTGTCATGTTCCGGCTGGCTGGAACCAGTCTGCCGCAAGGGTTCCGGCCTTATACGGCAGCCGAGATTCATGCATGGCGGAAAGAGCCTTTATCCGTTCCCGATTTCATGGCGCAGCGCGGTCAGACCCTCGGGCGTTCTCTGGCAGCCTGTGCAGAGAAGACTGCAAAGAAACTGTAA
- a CDS encoding methylamine utilization protein MauD, whose amino-acid sequence MTELVCVNVLLTGVLLATLLVTWRLTRQVRQLFREVAPAGALTGSKGLQPGDTCPTGPFRLLNGDAFSPSDRRETTLLLFVSATCPVSRKIIPIAQDFCRKEHVSLVFAGDDAIGIQERFAKNVGIRTDRFINDPVLGRVLEVDKLPAAFLLSSEGVILSRGLVNSREHLESLLNAWESGFTTVQDYITHRKQQKIETA is encoded by the coding sequence ATGACAGAGCTGGTTTGCGTCAATGTGCTGCTGACAGGTGTTCTGCTGGCTACGCTTCTTGTGACATGGCGTCTGACCCGTCAGGTCAGGCAGCTTTTCCGCGAGGTCGCGCCGGCGGGAGCACTGACAGGATCAAAAGGTCTCCAGCCGGGTGATACCTGCCCTACAGGGCCATTCCGTTTGCTGAATGGAGATGCTTTCAGTCCGTCAGACAGGCGGGAAACGACGCTGCTGCTGTTTGTCTCTGCAACGTGCCCGGTATCGAGAAAGATCATTCCGATCGCACAGGATTTCTGTCGAAAAGAACATGTCAGTCTGGTTTTCGCCGGAGATGATGCTATCGGGATTCAGGAGCGCTTTGCAAAGAACGTCGGGATCAGGACGGATCGTTTTATTAATGATCCTGTCCTTGGACGGGTGCTGGAGGTGGATAAACTTCCAGCCGCCTTCCTGCTTTCTTCAGAAGGCGTCATCCTGTCCCGTGGTCTGGTAAACAGTCGTGAACATCTGGAAAGTCTTCTCAATGCCTGGGAGAGCGGTTTTACAACGGTGCAGGATTACATCACGCACCGTAAACAGCAGAAAATTGAGACGGCCTGA
- a CDS encoding MauE/DoxX family redox-associated membrane protein, whose amino-acid sequence MNAASLMMGGLSALCAGGVGIMFLVAGVSKLREHDLFLGTLSSYRLLPASFLETAAWGLGAVEVLVGLMLLSGIGQGVGGVAAAGLMVTFALAMGINVMRGRTDLSCGCTPGQKGEALSWSLVFRTLACGVPALLPVVGGEVSSVGIRIEGAACGVALWVLWQALRVLPDLSLSDASGEQA is encoded by the coding sequence ATGAATGCCGCCTCTCTCATGATGGGTGGTCTTTCAGCCCTCTGCGCCGGAGGTGTGGGGATCATGTTTCTTGTGGCTGGAGTTTCCAAGCTACGGGAACATGACCTCTTTCTCGGGACGCTTTCGTCCTACCGGCTTCTTCCCGCATCGTTTCTTGAGACTGCGGCGTGGGGGCTTGGCGCGGTGGAGGTGCTTGTCGGTCTGATGCTGCTGTCCGGTATCGGGCAGGGTGTCGGAGGTGTTGCCGCCGCTGGTCTGATGGTGACCTTCGCTCTGGCGATGGGTATCAACGTCATGCGGGGCCGCACTGACCTGTCCTGTGGCTGCACACCCGGACAGAAAGGCGAGGCGCTTTCCTGGTCGCTGGTTTTCCGTACGCTGGCGTGTGGTGTGCCTGCCTTGCTGCCTGTCGTGGGAGGGGAGGTTTCTTCGGTTGGCATCCGGATCGAGGGTGCCGCGTGTGGCGTGGCGCTCTGGGTGCTCTGGCAGGCGCTGCGCGTATTGCCGGATCTCTCCCTCAGTGATGCGTCAGGAGAGCAGGCATGA
- a CDS encoding cytochrome c, whose amino-acid sequence MKKILFSLSAAALLASGVTASGKAHAAADGQQLYTGNCSLCHQVSAAGVVGQFPPLKGRIGAIASTPEGKAYVTHVLLNGLSGMIKAGGGTYMGYMPSFGAQSDENIAAILTYVASLSDVKPAPTFTADDVKKERASTLTPPAVLEERNKLNAVHPIP is encoded by the coding sequence ATGAAGAAAATTCTCTTTTCCCTGAGTGCCGCAGCCCTTCTTGCCAGCGGGGTGACCGCTTCGGGCAAGGCTCACGCTGCGGCGGACGGTCAGCAGCTTTACACAGGTAATTGCAGCCTTTGCCATCAGGTCAGCGCAGCAGGCGTCGTCGGTCAGTTTCCGCCGCTCAAGGGACGTATCGGTGCGATTGCGTCCACACCGGAAGGCAAAGCGTATGTGACGCATGTACTGCTCAATGGTCTGTCGGGTATGATCAAGGCTGGTGGCGGCACCTATATGGGTTACATGCCGTCCTTCGGTGCCCAGAGCGATGAGAATATTGCAGCTATTCTCACCTATGTTGCATCTCTCAGTGACGTAAAGCCCGCGCCGACCTTCACTGCTGATGATGTGAAGAAAGAGCGTGCGTCCACGCTGACGCCTCCAGCGGTTCTTGAAGAGCGAAACAAGTTGAATGCTGTGCACCCGATCCCCTGA
- the mauA gene encoding methylamine dehydrogenase (amicyanin) small subunit, whose product MLPSEKKQGSMLDRLTESVLRRIAGHTSRRDMLTKVGGAVVAAPAFMLLPVSRADAATAKPKPQSPFAAKAQAKDDLACDYWRYCAIDGNLCTACGGGTHTCPPGTAPSPTSWIGSCYNPQDGNSYMIAYRDCCGQDSCNEVTCLNTDGDQPSYRPMANNDIIWCFGTGTSEMYNCSTAAVVGRAS is encoded by the coding sequence ATGCTGCCGTCTGAAAAGAAACAGGGTTCGATGCTGGATCGTCTGACAGAGAGCGTTCTGCGGCGGATCGCTGGCCATACCTCGCGCCGTGATATGCTGACAAAAGTCGGTGGTGCGGTTGTGGCGGCTCCGGCCTTCATGCTGCTGCCGGTCAGCCGGGCTGACGCCGCAACAGCAAAGCCCAAGCCCCAGTCACCGTTCGCTGCGAAAGCGCAGGCGAAAGACGATCTTGCCTGCGATTACTGGCGTTACTGCGCCATCGACGGCAATCTGTGCACGGCCTGCGGTGGCGGCACCCATACATGCCCGCCGGGAACGGCGCCGTCTCCCACCTCGTGGATCGGTAGCTGTTACAACCCGCAGGACGGCAATTCCTATATGATTGCCTATCGCGACTGCTGTGGTCAGGATTCGTGTAACGAGGTGACGTGCCTTAATACGGATGGTGACCAGCCGTCCTATCGTCCGATGGCCAATAACGACATCATCTGGTGTTTCGGAACGGGAACATCGGAGATGTACAATTGCTCGACCGCAGCCGTGGTCGGCAGGGCATCATAA
- a CDS encoding amine dehydrogenase large subunit produces the protein MSLMTFPHLPNKKSSRAAFLRSLLGGVVLIAATASARADEPIPQTEQSDIVTLAPWSPHTILVVDAVYQHGKDGRAYVVDADKGRLLGMVQAAYNPNVVLSPDASHFFVGETTWERGNRGERNDLLAEYESSTLKIVADEKLPSRALVTPKRNNLAISADGSLVYVYQMSPGSAVEVVDTASHKITQTVDVPGCALIYPWGNSGFSSLCADGTLANVSIGADGKPSMTHSAAFFEPDHDGIFEQSPSSAKDGKAWFISYTGKVYETGLGADSVVSKPWSLQEGAGMKVAPDSSKPFEVTWRPGGWQMSALHKSSHELYVLMHKGPFWSHKEAGSEVWVYDTATHKRIRRMALPTPSPMVGVTQDEHPLMFTTNEDISDFYILDAKTGKQAHKMKALGSSLIFTVAPGEG, from the coding sequence ATGAGTCTCATGACGTTCCCGCATTTGCCTAATAAGAAGAGTAGTCGCGCTGCTTTTCTCCGTTCTTTACTGGGCGGTGTTGTTCTTATTGCAGCAACAGCCTCGGCGCGGGCGGATGAACCTATTCCTCAGACGGAACAAAGCGATATTGTAACGCTGGCGCCATGGTCGCCTCATACGATTCTGGTCGTGGACGCCGTGTATCAGCATGGCAAGGATGGTCGTGCCTACGTGGTGGATGCCGACAAGGGGCGTCTGCTGGGGATGGTGCAGGCCGCATACAATCCGAATGTCGTTCTGTCGCCTGACGCCAGCCATTTCTTTGTTGGTGAAACGACGTGGGAACGCGGCAATCGCGGTGAGCGCAATGATCTGCTGGCTGAATATGAAAGCAGCACACTGAAGATCGTCGCCGACGAAAAGCTTCCGTCCCGTGCGCTGGTCACACCCAAGCGCAATAACCTCGCCATCAGCGCCGACGGCTCTCTTGTCTATGTTTACCAGATGAGCCCCGGCAGCGCGGTCGAAGTGGTGGATACGGCATCCCACAAGATCACGCAGACGGTTGATGTGCCGGGATGTGCGTTGATTTACCCTTGGGGTAACAGCGGTTTCTCCTCGCTCTGCGCTGACGGCACGCTGGCCAATGTCAGCATCGGCGCTGATGGCAAGCCGTCCATGACGCACAGCGCGGCGTTCTTCGAGCCTGATCACGACGGCATCTTTGAGCAGAGTCCTTCCTCGGCCAAGGACGGCAAGGCGTGGTTCATCAGCTATACCGGCAAGGTTTACGAAACCGGGCTTGGTGCTGATTCTGTCGTCAGCAAGCCCTGGTCTCTGCAGGAAGGCGCCGGAATGAAGGTGGCGCCAGACTCGTCGAAGCCTTTCGAGGTGACGTGGCGTCCCGGTGGCTGGCAGATGTCCGCTCTGCATAAAAGCAGTCATGAACTGTACGTGCTGATGCACAAGGGGCCGTTCTGGAGTCACAAGGAGGCCGGTTCGGAAGTCTGGGTTTACGATACGGCTACGCATAAGCGCATCCGTCGTATGGCTCTGCCGACTCCCAGCCCTATGGTCGGTGTGACGCAGGATGAACATCCTCTGATGTTCACAACGAATGAAGATATCAGTGATTTTTATATCCTCGATGCGAAAACCGGCAAACAGGCGCACAAGATGAAGGCGCTCGGCAGTTCGCTGATCTTCACGGTTGCGCCCGGTGAAGGATGA
- the petA gene encoding ubiquinol-cytochrome c reductase iron-sulfur subunit produces MTDHSDTTDSTEPGRRDFLGMVTTAGVAAGACACAVPFVQSLAPQDSASAHLPVDVDISKLAPGQQMTAVWQGKPVFILRRTPEDLKQLQDAALVADLRDPDSSVLQQPSYAKNWHRSLVPEYGVYVGVCTHLGCVPVYEATTGGDNKGRYNCPCHGSKFDLAGRVRKGVPAPYNLPVPPHVLVSPTQLRLGESPKGESFDFSSIVQI; encoded by the coding sequence ATGACCGATCATTCTGACACCACGGACAGCACGGAACCCGGCCGTCGGGACTTCCTCGGCATGGTGACGACGGCGGGTGTGGCGGCTGGCGCCTGCGCCTGCGCTGTTCCTTTCGTGCAGAGCCTTGCGCCGCAGGACAGCGCTTCCGCGCATCTGCCCGTGGATGTGGACATTTCCAAACTTGCACCCGGTCAACAAATGACCGCCGTGTGGCAGGGCAAGCCGGTATTCATCCTGCGTCGCACGCCTGAAGATCTGAAGCAGCTTCAGGATGCCGCTCTCGTGGCCGATCTCCGCGATCCGGACTCTTCCGTACTCCAGCAGCCGTCCTACGCGAAGAACTGGCATCGCTCGCTTGTGCCGGAATATGGCGTGTATGTCGGTGTCTGCACGCATCTGGGCTGCGTGCCGGTCTACGAAGCCACCACGGGAGGCGACAACAAGGGCCGCTATAACTGCCCGTGTCATGGCTCGAAGTTCGATCTGGCCGGGCGCGTGCGTAAAGGGGTTCCGGCTCCTTACAACCTGCCGGTTCCACCGCATGTGCTGGTCAGTCCTACCCAGCTTCGGCTGGGGGAAAGCCCTAAAGGCGAGAGTTTCGATTTTTCGAGTATTGTTCAGATCTGA
- a CDS encoding YdcF family protein: MDLVIHAGNAILETAHAASGAALEANCPLLFSGGIGHSTSLLVEAVRAENLLPEIQVKDRSEAEIFADLASKFWKFPKEKLILETRSTNCGENASFTQSLLLKLDLNIRTAILFQDPAMQLRTVVTFQKAFQEASCATVFYSSPTFVPRLQMRDGIITYAEGLPSGLWSPERFLSLILGEIPRLRDDENGYGPCGHGFIPHVDVPSEIEAAYQHVCELLKNHEKTKGRILS; encoded by the coding sequence GTGGATCTGGTCATTCACGCTGGAAATGCCATCCTTGAAACGGCTCATGCGGCTTCCGGAGCAGCGCTTGAAGCCAATTGCCCCCTGCTTTTTTCAGGTGGGATCGGACATTCGACCTCTCTTCTGGTGGAAGCTGTCAGAGCGGAAAATCTGCTGCCAGAAATACAGGTGAAAGACAGATCCGAAGCTGAGATATTTGCTGATCTGGCGTCGAAATTCTGGAAATTTCCAAAAGAAAAACTGATTCTGGAAACACGTTCCACCAACTGCGGTGAAAACGCGAGCTTTACGCAATCACTCCTCCTGAAGCTGGATCTGAATATTCGAACGGCGATCCTGTTTCAGGATCCGGCCATGCAGTTAAGAACTGTCGTAACCTTCCAGAAAGCCTTTCAGGAAGCATCTTGTGCAACGGTTTTCTATAGTTCCCCGACTTTTGTTCCTCGTCTTCAAATGCGGGACGGGATCATAACATATGCTGAAGGATTACCTTCCGGACTATGGAGTCCGGAACGGTTTCTATCTTTGATTTTGGGAGAAATTCCAAGATTGCGTGACGATGAGAATGGCTACGGTCCGTGCGGGCATGGCTTTATCCCGCACGTTGACGTTCCTTCCGAGATTGAAGCAGCTTACCAGCATGTTTGTGAGCTTTTGAAAAACCATGAGAAAACGAAAGGCCGGATCCTGTCGTGA
- a CDS encoding outer membrane beta-barrel protein — protein sequence MISRPRLSVGAYFALQLVSLPAFAQERLTPEQSGRPLVSEETAAEKADAAKVDVNLQPPGSHSWFDDLEGHIVVEAGVNGNPWTHTGRNWAQSYVDRANTATLNQITGTLSHPVSEIGAGYGLGFTLEVLYGSDARFNPTIGMADGAITGMYQFAPTQAHIDAHLPWFTKDGLDLQIGQMYGMQGVEGTDALERPFYSYNYSSDFIVPFEVVGVTATVHLTEHLDWILGVNAGNSTTFGGAKNNNRPKGYFGFQSNGLLDGKLDLSALAYVGPQQSVYAIGRDANHAMEYIGDIIASYKINETTTFTLNGTYFHDDYLQDDVYGVTAYFAHDFYPWLTFNARGEIFRDNNGGVIGSNTSTMSYINELRGRPYPYNYAAGTTYGELTVGVAYRPQFLHLPKGSLTIRPELRLDKSLNGTRPFNRVSSTDDPTIKYANNGTNNMFWFSCDAIWAF from the coding sequence ATGATCTCTCGTCCCCGTCTCTCCGTTGGGGCGTATTTTGCGCTTCAGCTCGTTTCCTTGCCGGCTTTTGCGCAGGAGAGATTGACACCGGAACAGTCGGGACGTCCTCTGGTCAGTGAGGAAACGGCAGCGGAAAAAGCTGACGCAGCCAAGGTGGATGTCAATCTCCAGCCACCCGGAAGCCACAGCTGGTTTGACGATCTTGAAGGTCATATCGTTGTCGAGGCAGGCGTCAACGGCAATCCCTGGACGCATACCGGACGCAACTGGGCGCAGTCCTATGTTGATCGCGCCAATACCGCGACACTCAACCAGATCACAGGCACGCTTTCTCATCCGGTTTCAGAGATTGGCGCCGGTTACGGTCTCGGATTCACGCTTGAAGTCCTCTACGGCTCGGACGCCCGGTTCAACCCGACTATCGGTATGGCCGACGGGGCGATCACAGGCATGTATCAGTTCGCGCCGACACAGGCGCACATTGATGCGCATCTTCCCTGGTTCACCAAGGATGGTCTCGATCTTCAGATCGGGCAGATGTACGGCATGCAGGGCGTGGAAGGCACGGATGCTCTGGAGCGGCCTTTCTACAGCTACAATTATTCATCGGACTTCATCGTGCCGTTCGAAGTGGTGGGCGTAACGGCGACTGTCCACCTTACCGAGCATCTTGACTGGATCCTCGGCGTGAACGCCGGAAATTCGACGACCTTCGGCGGTGCGAAAAACAACAATCGTCCCAAAGGGTATTTTGGTTTCCAGTCCAATGGCCTTCTGGACGGAAAGCTGGATCTGTCCGCCCTTGCCTATGTAGGACCACAGCAGAGCGTGTACGCCATTGGTCGTGACGCCAATCATGCGATGGAATATATCGGTGACATCATCGCTTCTTACAAAATCAACGAGACGACCACCTTTACTCTCAACGGCACGTATTTTCACGATGATTATCTTCAGGACGATGTGTATGGCGTGACAGCCTATTTCGCCCATGATTTCTATCCGTGGCTGACATTCAATGCTCGTGGGGAAATTTTTCGCGACAATAATGGTGGTGTTATCGGCAGCAATACTTCGACAATGTCCTATATCAACGAGTTGCGTGGACGCCCTTACCCTTATAATTACGCCGCAGGCACCACCTATGGTGAGTTGACTGTGGGTGTGGCTTATCGTCCGCAATTCCTTCACCTCCCCAAAGGTAGCCTGACCATCCGGCCGGAACTGCGTCTGGACAAGTCGCTGAACGGGACGCGCCCTTTCAATCGCGTCTCATCCACAGACGATCCGACCATCAAATATGCGAACAATGGCACCAACAACATGTTCTGGTTCAGTTGTGACGCAATCTGGGCATTCTGA
- a CDS encoding alkyl hydroperoxide reductase, whose translation MMVALLIWQGFLTVLVLVLAVTLLALARQIGVLHERIAPIGAQEARPGLDVGQTVPRLVLRTLEDRPVMIGDALQPGHYQMLLFVAPECPVCKRVIPVAREVAASRGFEFLFVGDGPVPELQDMVASRPEMQDVPLLTGVELGLVLQINRLPALVLLDERGVIRAKDIVNTRRQIEELLDTVPVAPKVDRVKTGVISHAAV comes from the coding sequence ATGATGGTCGCTCTTCTTATCTGGCAGGGCTTTCTGACAGTTCTGGTTCTGGTTCTTGCTGTGACATTGCTGGCGCTCGCACGTCAGATCGGCGTGCTGCATGAACGGATAGCGCCGATTGGCGCTCAGGAAGCGCGTCCGGGGCTGGATGTCGGGCAGACAGTCCCGAGGCTGGTTCTGCGCACACTGGAAGACAGGCCGGTCATGATCGGTGATGCCCTGCAACCGGGCCACTACCAGATGCTTCTGTTCGTGGCGCCGGAATGTCCGGTCTGCAAACGCGTTATTCCCGTTGCGCGTGAAGTGGCTGCCAGCAGAGGATTCGAGTTTTTGTTCGTCGGGGACGGACCGGTTCCGGAACTTCAGGACATGGTGGCCAGTCGCCCTGAGATGCAGGATGTTCCGCTTCTGACGGGAGTGGAGCTTGGGCTGGTCCTTCAGATTAACCGTCTGCCTGCTTTGGTGCTGCTGGATGAGCGCGGCGTCATTCGGGCCAAGGATATTGTGAATACACGCCGTCAGATCGAAGAGTTGCTGGACACTGTTCCAGTGGCTCCGAAGGTTGATCGGGTGAAGACAGGAGTGATTTCTCATGCTGCCGTCTGA